The following proteins are co-located in the Betta splendens chromosome 9, fBetSpl5.4, whole genome shotgun sequence genome:
- the yeats4 gene encoding YEATS domain-containing protein 4 isoform X2 gives MVENEGLTIVKPIVFGNVARYFGKKREEDGHTHQWSVYVKPYRNEDMSAYVKKIQFKLHESYGNPLRVVTKPPYEITETGWGEFEIIIKIFFIDPNERPVTLYHLLKLFQSDSSAMPKKTVVSEFYDEMIFQDPTAMMQQLLTTSRQLTLGAYKHETEFGDLEQKTKEKMEAAKKRTSQEIAELKDKLKASRETINHLKTEIRKLEEDGDHKEH, from the exons ATGGTTGAAAATGAG GGGCTGACTATTGTGAAGCCCATAGTGTTTGGGAATGTCGCCCGCTACTTtgggaagaagagagaggaggacggacacacacaccagtggtcTGTCTATGTGAAGCCTTACAGGAACGAG GACATGTCCGCTTACGTAAAGAAGATCCAGTTTAAACTACATGAGAGTTATGGCAACCCACTGagag TGGTGACAAAACCTCCGTATGAGATTACAGAGACTGGCTGGGGGGAGTTTGAGATCATCATCAAGATCTTCTTTATTGATCCTAATGAGAGACCA GTGACTCTGTACCATCTGTTGAAGCTGTTTCAGTCTGACTCTAGTGCCATGCCCAAGAAAACAGTTGTGTCTGAATTCTATGATGAAAtg ATCTTCCAGGATCCTACAGCCATGATGCAGCAACTATTAACGACATCAAGACAACTCACCCTTGGAGCATACAAGCATGAAACAGAAT ttgGTGATCTGGAGCAGAAAACCAAGGAAAAGATGGAAGCAGCAAAGAAAAGAACCAGTCAGGAGATTGCAGAGCTCAAAGACAAACTCAAAGCGAGCAGAGAAACCATCAATCACCTGAAGACTGAGATCAGGAAactggaggaggacggagaccACAAGGAGCACTGA
- the yeats4 gene encoding YEATS domain-containing protein 4 isoform X1, with protein MFKKMTEFGPDSGGRVKGLTIVKPIVFGNVARYFGKKREEDGHTHQWSVYVKPYRNEDMSAYVKKIQFKLHESYGNPLRVVTKPPYEITETGWGEFEIIIKIFFIDPNERPVTLYHLLKLFQSDSSAMPKKTVVSEFYDEMIFQDPTAMMQQLLTTSRQLTLGAYKHETEFGDLEQKTKEKMEAAKKRTSQEIAELKDKLKASRETINHLKTEIRKLEEDGDHKEH; from the exons ATGTTTAAAAAGATGACTGAATTTGGTCCAGATTCCGGGGGACGAGTTAAG GGGCTGACTATTGTGAAGCCCATAGTGTTTGGGAATGTCGCCCGCTACTTtgggaagaagagagaggaggacggacacacacaccagtggtcTGTCTATGTGAAGCCTTACAGGAACGAG GACATGTCCGCTTACGTAAAGAAGATCCAGTTTAAACTACATGAGAGTTATGGCAACCCACTGagag TGGTGACAAAACCTCCGTATGAGATTACAGAGACTGGCTGGGGGGAGTTTGAGATCATCATCAAGATCTTCTTTATTGATCCTAATGAGAGACCA GTGACTCTGTACCATCTGTTGAAGCTGTTTCAGTCTGACTCTAGTGCCATGCCCAAGAAAACAGTTGTGTCTGAATTCTATGATGAAAtg ATCTTCCAGGATCCTACAGCCATGATGCAGCAACTATTAACGACATCAAGACAACTCACCCTTGGAGCATACAAGCATGAAACAGAAT ttgGTGATCTGGAGCAGAAAACCAAGGAAAAGATGGAAGCAGCAAAGAAAAGAACCAGTCAGGAGATTGCAGAGCTCAAAGACAAACTCAAAGCGAGCAGAGAAACCATCAATCACCTGAAGACTGAGATCAGGAAactggaggaggacggagaccACAAGGAGCACTGA
- the napepld gene encoding N-acyl-phosphatidylethanolamine-hydrolyzing phospholipase D isoform X2 → MEAVLVRLKTETMEKPSFSDGAVLEEGGALMKDGEELRGAEGGQVDRQTPRKTSSCRSSRKSFRLDYRLEEEVTKSCQTKNGRWTNPWSTWRFPSWSMLLRFFLLDKNNSNIPSVQDLDHELPVIKPYFVQNPDLLDPDPGLRVTWLGHATVLVEMDGLNILTDPIFSQRASPVQFVGPKRYRGPPCTVEQLPRIDAVVISHSHYDHLDVGSVASLNARFGGELRWFVPLGLMDWLMKMGCENVMELDWWEENCVPGHDDITFVCTPSQHWSKRTPLDDNKTLWGSWSILGPDHRFFFAGDTGYCPAFQEIGRRFGPFDLAAIPIGAYMPRDVLSGQHVDPQQAVQIHQDLQARQSVAIHWGTFALANEFYLEPPVLLREALEQKGLKPGSFFTLHHGESRLIVSQDSGVFL, encoded by the exons ATGGAGGCAGTCTTGGTTAG GCTTAAGACTGAGACCATGGAGAAGCCTTCGTTTTCAGACGGAGCagtgctggaggagggaggagcccTGATGAAG GATGGTGAAGAACTGAGAGGTGCTGAGGGTGGACAGGTGGATCGTCAGACTCCGAGGAAAACCAGCTCCTGCCGCTCGTCCCGCAAGAGCTTCCGTTTGGACTATCGGCTAGAG GAGGAAGTGACAAAGTCCTGTCAGACCAAAAATGGTCGCTGGACCAACCCCTGGTCCACATGGCGGTTTCCTTCCTGGTCTATGCTGCTCAGATTCTTTTTGTTGGATAAGAATAACAGCAATATACCAAGTGTTCAG GACTTGGACCATGAACTCCCAGTGATAAAACCATACTTTGTCCAGAACCCAGACCTCTTAGATCCTGATCCAGGTCTGAGAGTCACCTGGTTGGGTCATGCTACGGTTCTGGTTGAAATGGACGGTTTGAATATTCTAACAGACCCGATATTCAGCCAGAGGGCCTCGCCAGTCCAGTTCGTGGGGCCCAAGCGGTACAGAGGGCCTCCCTGCACTGTGGAGCAG CTACCCAGGATTGATGCTGTAGTCATCAGTCACTCTCATTACGACCACCTGGACGTCGGATCTGTGGCCAGTCTTAATGCACGCTTTGGAGGGGAGCTacgctg gttCGTGCCCCTGGGCTTGATGGACTGGCTGATGAAGATGGGATGCGAGAATGTGATGGAGTTGGACTGGTGGGAGGAAAACTGTGTTCCAGGCCATGACGATATCACATTTGTGTGCACACCATCTCAGCACTGGAGCAAACGCACACCGCTGGACGATAATAAG ACTTTATGGGGAAGCTGGTCCATCTTGGGTCCAGACCATCGATTCTTCTTCGCTGGTGATACTGGCTACTGCCCTGCCTTCCAGGAGATAGGACGACGCTTTGGCCCGTTTGACCTAGCAGCCATCCCCATTGGAGCATATATGCCCAG GGACGTGCTGAGTGGGCAGCACGTAGATCCACAGCAGGCTGTTCAAATTCACCAGGACCTTCAGGCCAGACAGTCGGTGGCCATTCACTGGGGCACTTTTGCGCTCGCTAATGAG TTCTACCTGGAGCCACCGGTTCTTCTCAGAGAGGCCTTAGAGCAGAAGGGACTGAAACCAGGATCCTTCTTCACATTGCATCATGGGGAGTCTCGCCTCATTGTGTCACAGGACTCGGGCGTCTTTCTGTGA
- the napepld gene encoding N-acyl-phosphatidylethanolamine-hydrolyzing phospholipase D isoform X1, which produces MEAVLVRYVRMLLSRSCKFSKYTGRLNVVSLLGLRSMRKCFIRSELRLKTETMEKPSFSDGAVLEEGGALMKDGEELRGAEGGQVDRQTPRKTSSCRSSRKSFRLDYRLEEEVTKSCQTKNGRWTNPWSTWRFPSWSMLLRFFLLDKNNSNIPSVQDLDHELPVIKPYFVQNPDLLDPDPGLRVTWLGHATVLVEMDGLNILTDPIFSQRASPVQFVGPKRYRGPPCTVEQLPRIDAVVISHSHYDHLDVGSVASLNARFGGELRWFVPLGLMDWLMKMGCENVMELDWWEENCVPGHDDITFVCTPSQHWSKRTPLDDNKTLWGSWSILGPDHRFFFAGDTGYCPAFQEIGRRFGPFDLAAIPIGAYMPRDVLSGQHVDPQQAVQIHQDLQARQSVAIHWGTFALANEFYLEPPVLLREALEQKGLKPGSFFTLHHGESRLIVSQDSGVFL; this is translated from the exons ATGGAGGCAGTCTTGGTTAGGTATGTACGTATGTTATTGTCGCGTAGCTGTAAATTTAGTAAATACACTGGGCGACTGAATGTAGTGAGTCTTCTCGGTCTGAGATCCATGCGCAAGTGTTTCATCAGGAGCGAGTTAAG GCTTAAGACTGAGACCATGGAGAAGCCTTCGTTTTCAGACGGAGCagtgctggaggagggaggagcccTGATGAAG GATGGTGAAGAACTGAGAGGTGCTGAGGGTGGACAGGTGGATCGTCAGACTCCGAGGAAAACCAGCTCCTGCCGCTCGTCCCGCAAGAGCTTCCGTTTGGACTATCGGCTAGAG GAGGAAGTGACAAAGTCCTGTCAGACCAAAAATGGTCGCTGGACCAACCCCTGGTCCACATGGCGGTTTCCTTCCTGGTCTATGCTGCTCAGATTCTTTTTGTTGGATAAGAATAACAGCAATATACCAAGTGTTCAG GACTTGGACCATGAACTCCCAGTGATAAAACCATACTTTGTCCAGAACCCAGACCTCTTAGATCCTGATCCAGGTCTGAGAGTCACCTGGTTGGGTCATGCTACGGTTCTGGTTGAAATGGACGGTTTGAATATTCTAACAGACCCGATATTCAGCCAGAGGGCCTCGCCAGTCCAGTTCGTGGGGCCCAAGCGGTACAGAGGGCCTCCCTGCACTGTGGAGCAG CTACCCAGGATTGATGCTGTAGTCATCAGTCACTCTCATTACGACCACCTGGACGTCGGATCTGTGGCCAGTCTTAATGCACGCTTTGGAGGGGAGCTacgctg gttCGTGCCCCTGGGCTTGATGGACTGGCTGATGAAGATGGGATGCGAGAATGTGATGGAGTTGGACTGGTGGGAGGAAAACTGTGTTCCAGGCCATGACGATATCACATTTGTGTGCACACCATCTCAGCACTGGAGCAAACGCACACCGCTGGACGATAATAAG ACTTTATGGGGAAGCTGGTCCATCTTGGGTCCAGACCATCGATTCTTCTTCGCTGGTGATACTGGCTACTGCCCTGCCTTCCAGGAGATAGGACGACGCTTTGGCCCGTTTGACCTAGCAGCCATCCCCATTGGAGCATATATGCCCAG GGACGTGCTGAGTGGGCAGCACGTAGATCCACAGCAGGCTGTTCAAATTCACCAGGACCTTCAGGCCAGACAGTCGGTGGCCATTCACTGGGGCACTTTTGCGCTCGCTAATGAG TTCTACCTGGAGCCACCGGTTCTTCTCAGAGAGGCCTTAGAGCAGAAGGGACTGAAACCAGGATCCTTCTTCACATTGCATCATGGGGAGTCTCGCCTCATTGTGTCACAGGACTCGGGCGTCTTTCTGTGA
- the napepld gene encoding N-acyl-phosphatidylethanolamine-hydrolyzing phospholipase D isoform X3, translated as MEKPSFSDGAVLEEGGALMKDGEELRGAEGGQVDRQTPRKTSSCRSSRKSFRLDYRLEEEVTKSCQTKNGRWTNPWSTWRFPSWSMLLRFFLLDKNNSNIPSVQDLDHELPVIKPYFVQNPDLLDPDPGLRVTWLGHATVLVEMDGLNILTDPIFSQRASPVQFVGPKRYRGPPCTVEQLPRIDAVVISHSHYDHLDVGSVASLNARFGGELRWFVPLGLMDWLMKMGCENVMELDWWEENCVPGHDDITFVCTPSQHWSKRTPLDDNKTLWGSWSILGPDHRFFFAGDTGYCPAFQEIGRRFGPFDLAAIPIGAYMPRDVLSGQHVDPQQAVQIHQDLQARQSVAIHWGTFALANEFYLEPPVLLREALEQKGLKPGSFFTLHHGESRLIVSQDSGVFL; from the exons ATGGAGAAGCCTTCGTTTTCAGACGGAGCagtgctggaggagggaggagcccTGATGAAG GATGGTGAAGAACTGAGAGGTGCTGAGGGTGGACAGGTGGATCGTCAGACTCCGAGGAAAACCAGCTCCTGCCGCTCGTCCCGCAAGAGCTTCCGTTTGGACTATCGGCTAGAG GAGGAAGTGACAAAGTCCTGTCAGACCAAAAATGGTCGCTGGACCAACCCCTGGTCCACATGGCGGTTTCCTTCCTGGTCTATGCTGCTCAGATTCTTTTTGTTGGATAAGAATAACAGCAATATACCAAGTGTTCAG GACTTGGACCATGAACTCCCAGTGATAAAACCATACTTTGTCCAGAACCCAGACCTCTTAGATCCTGATCCAGGTCTGAGAGTCACCTGGTTGGGTCATGCTACGGTTCTGGTTGAAATGGACGGTTTGAATATTCTAACAGACCCGATATTCAGCCAGAGGGCCTCGCCAGTCCAGTTCGTGGGGCCCAAGCGGTACAGAGGGCCTCCCTGCACTGTGGAGCAG CTACCCAGGATTGATGCTGTAGTCATCAGTCACTCTCATTACGACCACCTGGACGTCGGATCTGTGGCCAGTCTTAATGCACGCTTTGGAGGGGAGCTacgctg gttCGTGCCCCTGGGCTTGATGGACTGGCTGATGAAGATGGGATGCGAGAATGTGATGGAGTTGGACTGGTGGGAGGAAAACTGTGTTCCAGGCCATGACGATATCACATTTGTGTGCACACCATCTCAGCACTGGAGCAAACGCACACCGCTGGACGATAATAAG ACTTTATGGGGAAGCTGGTCCATCTTGGGTCCAGACCATCGATTCTTCTTCGCTGGTGATACTGGCTACTGCCCTGCCTTCCAGGAGATAGGACGACGCTTTGGCCCGTTTGACCTAGCAGCCATCCCCATTGGAGCATATATGCCCAG GGACGTGCTGAGTGGGCAGCACGTAGATCCACAGCAGGCTGTTCAAATTCACCAGGACCTTCAGGCCAGACAGTCGGTGGCCATTCACTGGGGCACTTTTGCGCTCGCTAATGAG TTCTACCTGGAGCCACCGGTTCTTCTCAGAGAGGCCTTAGAGCAGAAGGGACTGAAACCAGGATCCTTCTTCACATTGCATCATGGGGAGTCTCGCCTCATTGTGTCACAGGACTCGGGCGTCTTTCTGTGA